In Pseudovibrio brasiliensis, the following are encoded in one genomic region:
- a CDS encoding methyltransferase family protein, with amino-acid sequence MDNLKLRFPPVAVFAGFAVLIWLVALFLPGDINLHGAETAFLVIGIGAGGYFGATGLSEFRRARTTTSPSHPENASAIVSDGIYSKTRNPMYLGLQFILLGWAVFQSNLFAIPVALGFAAYITAFQIKPEEAILEENFGNEYLAYRARVRRWM; translated from the coding sequence ATGGATAATCTAAAACTCAGGTTCCCGCCGGTTGCGGTTTTTGCTGGCTTTGCAGTTCTTATCTGGCTGGTTGCCTTGTTTCTTCCCGGAGATATCAATCTGCACGGTGCAGAGACTGCGTTTCTCGTGATTGGTATTGGAGCTGGTGGCTATTTTGGCGCAACTGGCCTCTCAGAATTTCGCCGGGCCCGGACGACAACCAGCCCATCTCATCCAGAGAATGCAAGTGCTATCGTTTCTGACGGTATTTACTCCAAAACCCGCAACCCGATGTATCTGGGCCTCCAGTTCATTCTGCTGGGCTGGGCGGTCTTTCAGAGCAACCTGTTTGCTATTCCGGTGGCTCTGGGGTTTGCAGCTTACATCACAGCCTTTCAGATCAAGCCAGAAGAAGCCATTTTGGAGGAGAACTTCGGCAATGAGTATCTGGCTTACAGAGCACGGGTCCGCCGCTGGATGTAG
- a CDS encoding LysE family translocator, with the protein MSLEYLLTSLIVVLLPGTGVLYTIAIGLGKGLKPSVAAAFGCTLGIVPAALASIVGLAAIFHSSALAYQVLKYLGVAYLLYMSWSILRSGGALEVNGEKRERTLYRTALDGILLNVLNPKLSLFFLAFLPQFVSPGSENATYALLLHAFVFMVLTFIVFIAYGAMASLARDYVINRPKVMAWLKRGFAATFGALGVKLALSES; encoded by the coding sequence ATGAGTCTTGAGTATCTGCTGACTTCCCTCATTGTTGTTCTGCTGCCAGGCACTGGCGTTCTTTACACAATCGCTATTGGCCTCGGCAAAGGGCTCAAACCGAGTGTTGCTGCTGCCTTTGGCTGTACGCTCGGTATTGTTCCAGCAGCCTTGGCAAGCATTGTTGGCCTTGCTGCCATCTTTCACAGCAGTGCGCTTGCCTATCAGGTTCTCAAATATCTCGGCGTTGCCTATTTGCTCTACATGTCATGGAGCATTCTGCGCAGTGGTGGTGCGTTGGAAGTGAATGGTGAGAAACGTGAGCGGACGCTGTATCGCACTGCTCTTGATGGCATTCTGCTCAATGTACTAAACCCCAAGCTCTCCTTGTTCTTCCTTGCGTTCCTGCCTCAGTTTGTTTCTCCGGGCAGTGAGAATGCAACCTACGCTCTGCTGCTTCATGCATTTGTATTTATGGTGCTGACCTTCATCGTCTTCATTGCTTATGGAGCCATGGCATCCCTTGCGCGCGATTATGTGATCAACCGCCCAAAAGTTATGGCTTGGCTTAAGCGGGGCTTTGCAGCTACGTTTGGTGCTCTTGGTGTGAAGCTGGCACTCTCTGAGAGCTAG
- the ftsY gene encoding signal recognition particle-docking protein FtsY, whose translation MSEKKRGFFSRLFGGSSEETQSEQEQKAPDSAELRESLEGVQSVPLDPVKGLEETAEAVADETLDLENPELASESEAAVEEEASEKPHDLNEAETKALEETAYLDTDDLTEENSADSQPEQDILSLKVSDDAVPVAEDTADERPVLTHEITEASGTEEGPEEAGSSESVREHGDAGTGEEGREIEESGPAEETGETPGTEETGEDLPVKKSWFQRLKAGLSRSSNALTEGISSIFTKRKLDADTLEELEDILIQADLGIDTAIAITDRVSDGRYDKEISGEEVRAILADEIESVLEPVAKPLDLNSGHKPHIVLMVGVNGTGKTTTIGKLSSLLHEQGKKVMLAAGDTFRAAAVEQLKVWGQRTGAEVVARDTGADAAGLAYDAVDAALCNDTDVLLIDTAGRLQNKAELMDELEKIIRVIRKRVPDAPHTTLLTLDATTGQNALSQVEIFGKVAGVTGLVMTKLDGTARGGILVAIARKYGLPVHFIGVGEGVDDLEPFSAKDFAAAIAGKDDELN comes from the coding sequence ATGAGCGAAAAGAAGCGCGGTTTTTTCAGTCGCCTGTTTGGCGGTTCTTCAGAAGAAACACAGAGCGAGCAGGAGCAGAAAGCACCTGACAGTGCAGAGCTGCGTGAGTCTCTTGAAGGCGTTCAATCCGTTCCGCTTGACCCTGTAAAAGGCCTTGAAGAAACGGCTGAAGCGGTCGCAGATGAAACTCTTGATCTGGAAAATCCAGAGCTTGCTTCAGAGTCTGAAGCAGCAGTTGAAGAAGAAGCTTCTGAGAAGCCTCATGATTTGAATGAGGCTGAAACCAAAGCCCTCGAAGAGACTGCATATCTGGACACCGATGATCTGACTGAGGAAAATTCAGCAGACTCTCAACCCGAGCAAGATATACTTTCCCTTAAGGTCAGCGATGATGCTGTGCCCGTCGCTGAGGATACTGCCGATGAACGACCGGTTCTCACACATGAGATCACTGAAGCATCAGGAACAGAGGAAGGACCTGAAGAAGCAGGAAGCTCTGAAAGTGTTCGGGAACACGGAGACGCAGGAACAGGTGAAGAAGGTCGAGAGATCGAAGAGAGCGGACCGGCTGAAGAGACTGGAGAAACTCCGGGAACTGAGGAAACTGGCGAAGATCTTCCAGTAAAGAAAAGCTGGTTCCAGCGACTTAAAGCTGGGCTTTCCCGTTCCTCAAATGCACTGACAGAAGGCATCAGCTCTATCTTCACCAAGCGCAAGCTGGACGCTGATACGCTTGAAGAGCTGGAAGACATTCTAATTCAAGCAGACCTTGGCATCGACACCGCAATCGCGATTACAGATCGCGTTTCTGACGGTCGTTATGACAAGGAAATTTCAGGCGAAGAAGTTCGCGCTATTCTTGCTGACGAGATTGAAAGCGTTCTTGAGCCTGTTGCCAAACCACTGGATCTCAACAGTGGCCACAAACCACACATCGTGCTGATGGTGGGTGTGAACGGTACGGGTAAAACCACCACAATCGGTAAGCTGTCTTCTCTGCTTCATGAGCAGGGCAAGAAGGTTATGCTTGCAGCGGGCGATACTTTCCGCGCAGCAGCCGTTGAGCAGCTGAAGGTTTGGGGTCAGCGCACAGGTGCAGAAGTTGTTGCACGCGATACTGGCGCAGATGCCGCCGGGCTTGCTTATGATGCAGTTGATGCGGCTCTCTGCAACGACACAGACGTACTGCTAATTGATACTGCTGGCCGTTTGCAGAACAAAGCTGAGCTGATGGACGAGCTGGAGAAGATCATTCGCGTGATCCGCAAGCGTGTTCCTGATGCGCCACATACCACTCTTCTGACCCTCGACGCGACTACCGGCCAGAATGCCCTATCTCAGGTTGAGATCTTCGGTAAGGTTGCGGGCGTGACTGGCTTGGTGATGACCAAGTTGGACGGCACAGCGCGCGGCGGCATTCTGGTGGCTATTGCACGCAAGTATGGCCTGCCAGTGCACTTCATTGGTGTTGGCGAAGGCGTTGACGATCTTGAACCCTTCTCCGCGAAAGACTTCGCAGCAGCGATTGCTGGTAAAGACGACGAGCTGAACTAA
- the mtaB gene encoding tRNA (N(6)-L-threonylcarbamoyladenosine(37)-C(2))-methylthiotransferase MtaB, whose amino-acid sequence MSIDVVTFGCRLNAYESEVMKSEAEAAGLKDAVLINTCAVTNEAVRQARQTIRKTRRENPDARIIVTGCAAQTEAETFAEMGEVDLVLGNSEKLERASYGRVAQFGIEETEKVRVNDIMSVRETAGHLIDGLEGRSRAFVQVQNGCDHRCTFCIIPYGRGNSRSVPMGVVIDQIKRLVDNGYGEIVLTGVDITSYGADLPGTPKLGTLCAKILKLVPDLKRLRLSSIDSIEADDELMEVIAHDHRLMSHLHLSLQAGDNMILKRMKRRHSREDTIRFCEDVRKMRPDVVFGADIIAGFPTETDEMFENTLRIVDECGLTHLHVFPFSPRPGTPAARMPQLDRKIIKERAARLRIKGQEALLAHLRAEVGKKREILIEREGLGRTEQFTQVELDANIAGSLVSARITGHTERHLIAEPIGKAA is encoded by the coding sequence GTGAGCATTGATGTTGTGACATTCGGCTGCCGACTGAACGCTTATGAGTCGGAAGTGATGAAGAGTGAAGCGGAGGCTGCTGGCCTTAAAGACGCTGTGCTGATCAACACGTGTGCCGTGACCAACGAAGCTGTCCGCCAAGCACGACAAACTATTCGTAAAACACGCCGTGAGAATCCGGATGCACGTATCATCGTAACCGGATGTGCAGCACAAACTGAAGCAGAAACCTTTGCTGAAATGGGCGAAGTGGATCTGGTTCTTGGAAACTCCGAAAAACTGGAGCGCGCCTCTTATGGCCGTGTCGCTCAGTTTGGCATTGAAGAAACAGAGAAGGTTCGCGTCAACGACATCATGAGCGTGCGCGAAACTGCGGGCCACCTGATTGATGGGCTGGAAGGACGCTCCCGCGCGTTTGTTCAGGTTCAGAACGGCTGCGACCACCGCTGCACCTTCTGCATCATCCCTTATGGCCGCGGTAACTCCCGTTCTGTGCCGATGGGTGTGGTGATCGATCAGATCAAACGCCTTGTCGACAATGGTTATGGCGAGATCGTCCTGACTGGTGTTGATATCACTTCTTATGGTGCTGACCTGCCTGGCACGCCAAAGCTTGGGACGCTTTGCGCGAAGATCCTGAAACTGGTTCCGGACCTCAAACGCCTGCGCCTGTCCTCTATCGACAGTATTGAAGCTGATGATGAGCTGATGGAAGTGATCGCGCATGATCATCGTCTGATGTCACATTTGCACCTTTCTCTGCAGGCTGGCGACAACATGATCCTGAAGCGCATGAAGCGCCGTCACTCCCGCGAGGACACCATCCGCTTCTGCGAAGATGTGCGCAAGATGCGTCCTGATGTTGTGTTTGGTGCTGACATCATTGCCGGTTTCCCGACCGAAACTGACGAGATGTTTGAAAATACGCTGCGCATTGTTGATGAATGTGGCCTGACACATCTGCATGTGTTCCCGTTCTCTCCTCGCCCGGGCACCCCTGCTGCACGCATGCCTCAGCTTGATCGTAAGATCATCAAAGAGCGCGCTGCTCGCCTTCGTATCAAAGGACAGGAAGCTCTGCTGGCGCACCTGCGCGCTGAAGTGGGTAAGAAGCGCGAGATTTTGATTGAGCGTGAAGGGCTTGGTCGTACTGAACAATTTACTCAGGTTGAACTAGATGCGAATATTGCCGGAAGTCTTGTCTCCGCACGCATTACAGGGCATACCGAGAGACATCTGATTGCAGAACCAATTGGCAAAGCAGCTTAA
- the dapF gene encoding diaminopimelate epimerase: protein MNGSKLMADTLVPFLKMNGLGNDFVVFDSREKKVILTPAQIAAIGDREKGIGFDQMITVEPASSDAYAFMRIHNRDGSEVDACGNATRCIGRLLMGEAGSPGVTIQTNAGLLIAHASVTETLVSVDMGTPRLEWDQIPLAEEFADTRAIELQIGPIDAPVLHSPSVMNVGNPHAIFWVDDIEAHDLERFGPLLECHPMFPEKANISLAQIIGENEIRLKVWERGVGLTRACGTAACATGVAAARTGRAARKCTVHLPGGPLGIEWREDNDHIMMTGETAIEFEGELNLDTLTYTKTASGDAAMEPTQ from the coding sequence ATGAATGGAAGCAAGCTCATGGCGGATACGCTGGTTCCCTTTTTGAAAATGAACGGTTTAGGCAATGACTTCGTGGTGTTTGACAGCCGCGAGAAAAAGGTCATCTTAACTCCGGCGCAAATCGCAGCTATCGGAGACCGTGAAAAGGGTATCGGCTTTGACCAGATGATTACGGTCGAGCCTGCAAGTTCCGATGCTTATGCTTTTATGCGCATCCATAATCGCGATGGCAGTGAAGTAGATGCTTGCGGTAACGCAACACGCTGTATTGGCCGTCTGCTAATGGGTGAAGCTGGCTCTCCAGGTGTTACCATTCAGACCAACGCTGGTTTGCTGATTGCGCATGCTTCTGTCACTGAAACGCTGGTAAGCGTTGATATGGGCACTCCTCGTCTTGAGTGGGATCAGATTCCACTTGCCGAAGAGTTTGCTGATACGCGCGCTATTGAGTTGCAGATCGGGCCGATTGATGCGCCGGTTTTGCATTCTCCAAGCGTTATGAATGTTGGTAATCCGCATGCGATCTTCTGGGTGGATGATATTGAAGCCCATGACCTTGAGCGATTTGGACCATTGCTTGAGTGTCATCCGATGTTCCCTGAAAAGGCGAATATCTCTCTTGCTCAGATTATCGGCGAAAACGAAATCCGCCTGAAGGTCTGGGAACGTGGTGTTGGCTTGACGCGAGCCTGTGGCACCGCAGCCTGCGCAACTGGTGTTGCTGCAGCGCGTACAGGCCGGGCTGCACGCAAATGCACCGTCCACTTGCCGGGAGGACCACTGGGTATTGAGTGGCGTGAGGATAACGACCACATCATGATGACCGGTGAAACCGCAATTGAATTCGAGGGTGAGCTCAATCTTGACACCCTCACCTACACAAAGACCGCTTCGGGGGACGCGGCAATGGAGCCAACGCAGTGA
- a CDS encoding L,D-transpeptidase family protein — protein MTHTKREGDGATPIGRFELLNVYYRADRGACPVTYLPVSPLSQSDGWCDSPEDALYNRPVDLPFEPSHEKMWRDDRLYDIVVVLDCNMYPAVKGEGSAIFFHVAREGFLPTEGCVAVYPEVMREILKEMAPGDMLEVCAE, from the coding sequence TTGACCCACACAAAACGCGAGGGCGACGGTGCAACACCGATTGGACGTTTTGAACTGCTGAATGTGTATTACCGAGCAGACCGTGGGGCCTGTCCGGTGACTTATTTGCCGGTTTCGCCGCTATCTCAGAGTGATGGGTGGTGTGATTCTCCAGAGGATGCTCTGTACAATCGTCCTGTAGACCTACCCTTCGAACCGAGCCACGAGAAGATGTGGCGGGATGATCGTCTCTATGACATCGTCGTGGTGCTGGATTGTAATATGTACCCGGCAGTGAAAGGTGAAGGCAGCGCAATCTTCTTTCACGTAGCGCGTGAAGGCTTCTTGCCAACAGAAGGGTGTGTGGCCGTTTACCCTGAAGTGATGCGAGAGATATTGAAAGAAATGGCGCCCGGCGACATGCTCGAAGTCTGTGCGGAATAG
- a CDS encoding response regulator transcription factor, which yields MTARKILLVDDDNDLREALVEQLSLYDEFETTQADSAAAGIKKAKEDHFDLVLMDVGLPDIDGREAVKLLRKAGFGAPVIMLTGHDTDSDTILGLEAGANDYVTKPFKFAVLLARIRAHLRQHEQSEDAVFTIGRYSFQPAAKSMQDESGGKVRLTEKETSILKFLYRAGEKPVTRDVLLHEVWGYNSGVTTHTLETHIYRLRQKIERDPSNAELLVTEAGGYKLVP from the coding sequence ATGACTGCACGTAAAATTCTGCTTGTAGATGACGATAATGATCTGCGCGAAGCTCTGGTTGAGCAGCTTTCGCTTTATGATGAATTTGAAACCACTCAAGCTGACAGTGCTGCTGCTGGCATCAAAAAAGCAAAAGAAGATCATTTTGACCTCGTTCTGATGGACGTTGGTCTGCCGGACATCGATGGCCGTGAAGCTGTAAAGCTGCTGCGCAAAGCAGGCTTTGGCGCTCCTGTCATCATGCTTACTGGTCATGACACAGACAGTGACACCATTCTTGGTCTGGAAGCTGGTGCAAACGACTACGTCACCAAGCCGTTCAAGTTTGCTGTTCTCCTCGCTCGCATCCGTGCGCACCTGCGTCAGCACGAGCAAAGCGAAGACGCTGTGTTCACCATTGGCCGTTATTCCTTCCAGCCTGCAGCAAAGTCCATGCAGGACGAAAGCGGCGGGAAGGTACGCCTGACCGAAAAAGAGACTTCCATTCTGAAGTTCCTCTACCGCGCAGGCGAAAAGCCAGTGACACGCGATGTACTGCTGCACGAAGTTTGGGGCTACAACTCTGGCGTCACTACACACACGCTGGAAACCCACATTTACCGTCTGCGTCAGAAAATCGAGCGTGATCCGTCCAATGCGGAGCTTCTCGTCACAGAAGCCGGTGGATATAAGCTTGTACCTTGA
- a CDS encoding cyclic nucleotide-binding domain-containing protein, whose product MSLARDIEILRRVPLLSQFTEDQLRLLAFSAETMQVSKGGTVFNEGERADGGIVLTIGKVQLETGMGRDSRPRGTYGPGTLFGENALMAEGKRPARAVALENCELIRIRRALFSRMLQEFPETARKLYVDKANEFTTAAAALARVGRKLDEVDALNERHKQEVAAKRS is encoded by the coding sequence ATGAGTCTAGCCCGCGACATCGAAATCTTAAGACGCGTTCCACTCCTCTCGCAGTTTACAGAGGATCAGCTGCGCCTGCTCGCCTTCAGTGCGGAAACAATGCAGGTGTCAAAAGGCGGAACAGTTTTTAACGAAGGTGAGCGGGCAGACGGCGGTATCGTGCTGACAATCGGCAAGGTGCAGCTTGAGACCGGGATGGGACGCGACTCGCGTCCCCGCGGCACTTATGGCCCCGGCACTTTATTTGGCGAAAACGCTCTGATGGCTGAAGGCAAACGCCCAGCCCGCGCAGTTGCTCTCGAAAACTGCGAGTTGATCCGCATTCGCCGCGCACTCTTCTCCCGTATGCTTCAGGAATTTCCTGAAACCGCTCGCAAGCTTTACGTCGATAAAGCAAACGAGTTCACCACCGCAGCCGCTGCATTGGCACGGGTTGGTCGCAAGCTGGATGAAGTGGACGCTCTCAACGAGCGCCATAAGCAGGAAGTCGCGGCAAAGCGCAGCTAA
- a CDS encoding Lrp/AsnC family transcriptional regulator, whose amino-acid sequence MNSYAQLDRTDFAILEVLQNNALLPNKQVAAEVNLSPSACHERIKRLKDSGILKSSHALVDPKAYGVGFEAMFFIQLDRHEALLVEEFLQEVVGLPEVKSVTLISGVYDIIAHLRVRDIDHLKSLAFEKFTKRAYITKIESSIVYDFKESRVQKPL is encoded by the coding sequence ATGAACTCATACGCCCAACTAGACCGAACAGACTTCGCTATATTAGAGGTTTTGCAGAACAATGCACTCCTTCCCAATAAACAGGTTGCAGCGGAGGTTAATCTCAGTCCATCGGCTTGTCATGAACGCATTAAGCGATTGAAAGACAGTGGCATTTTAAAGAGCAGCCATGCATTAGTGGACCCGAAGGCCTATGGCGTTGGGTTTGAGGCTATGTTCTTCATTCAACTGGACCGCCACGAAGCTCTTTTGGTGGAGGAGTTCCTGCAGGAGGTGGTTGGGCTACCGGAAGTAAAATCGGTCACGCTCATCAGTGGGGTTTACGATATCATCGCGCATCTACGTGTGCGCGATATCGATCATCTGAAAAGCCTTGCTTTTGAGAAGTTCACGAAACGGGCTTACATCACCAAGATTGAAAGCTCGATTGTCTATGATTTCAAAGAGAGCAGAGTGCAAAAGCCGCTTTAG
- a CDS encoding LysE family translocator — translation MAANTLLFLITILSLIIVPGPDMLYVTSRALASGRPAALKASLGISAGYLVFTVLVAAGFQSLFLAEPRLFQAIRWMGLAYLMYLAYRLFFAGGMWTSEEEQQASTETNDLKFGFLTSLLNPKGMLFYFSLLPQFYVPEVMPFWVYALIFGMVASLLCLIVYYGVGSLVSGPARLWLANSNNGKRVSMLASLCVFAVGISMVVADMA, via the coding sequence ATGGCAGCGAATACTCTCCTTTTTCTCATCACCATTCTCAGTCTGATCATCGTTCCTGGTCCGGATATGCTCTACGTGACCAGCCGCGCTCTCGCCAGCGGTCGCCCCGCCGCTCTGAAAGCATCTCTCGGTATCTCTGCCGGATACCTTGTATTCACTGTGCTGGTTGCTGCCGGTTTCCAGTCCCTCTTCCTTGCAGAACCAAGGCTGTTTCAAGCGATCCGCTGGATGGGTCTGGCCTACCTTATGTATCTGGCCTATCGCTTGTTTTTTGCTGGCGGTATGTGGACCTCTGAAGAAGAACAGCAAGCATCAACTGAGACCAACGACCTGAAGTTCGGCTTCCTGACCAGCCTGCTCAATCCAAAGGGTATGCTCTTCTATTTCTCTTTGCTGCCGCAGTTTTATGTGCCTGAGGTCATGCCATTCTGGGTCTATGCACTGATCTTCGGCATGGTTGCCAGCCTTCTCTGCCTGATTGTCTACTACGGCGTTGGCAGCCTCGTGTCCGGACCTGCGCGCCTATGGCTTGCGAACAGTAACAATGGCAAACGCGTCTCTATGCTCGCCAGTCTTTGCGTCTTCGCCGTTGGCATCTCGATGGTCGTTGCTGATATGGCCTAA
- a CDS encoding ankyrin repeat domain-containing protein yields MPSSLTKALASSALAMLLAITVPSTSVLALTTSPEEFFTAVKAKDLRKLDQIAQAGSSLDLRNEEGDTAIIIAARRGDLSVLEHLVKLGADINLQDANKRDVLNIAITTRNPDLARRALDLGIDPAMVTSVYEGSALIYGSHQGAVEIVSMLIDAGAPLDHVNNLGWTALLEATILGDGSEPYQAIVEKLVEAGANKTIADRNGSLPIDHARNKGHTEIVELLED; encoded by the coding sequence ATGCCAAGCTCACTCACAAAAGCACTCGCAAGCTCCGCCTTGGCAATGCTGCTGGCAATTACAGTACCAAGCACCTCTGTGCTTGCGCTGACTACTTCACCGGAGGAGTTCTTTACTGCAGTCAAAGCGAAAGATCTGAGGAAGCTGGATCAAATCGCTCAAGCTGGAAGCTCATTGGATCTTCGCAATGAGGAAGGCGATACAGCAATCATCATTGCTGCACGGCGTGGTGACCTCTCAGTACTTGAGCATCTGGTCAAGCTCGGAGCAGACATCAATCTACAAGATGCCAACAAGCGTGATGTCCTGAACATCGCGATCACGACGAGAAACCCAGACTTAGCCCGACGCGCTCTGGATCTGGGCATTGATCCTGCGATGGTGACATCCGTCTACGAAGGGTCAGCGCTGATCTATGGCAGCCATCAGGGTGCAGTCGAGATTGTATCCATGCTGATTGATGCTGGTGCGCCTCTGGACCATGTCAACAACCTCGGCTGGACGGCACTCCTTGAAGCAACCATTTTGGGCGATGGCAGCGAGCCTTATCAGGCAATTGTCGAAAAGCTGGTTGAAGCTGGTGCCAACAAAACCATTGCCGACCGCAACGGCAGCCTTCCAATCGACCACGCCCGCAACAAAGGCCACACAGAGATTGTGGAGTTGCTGGAGGACTAG
- the leuD gene encoding 3-isopropylmalate dehydratase small subunit — protein MEKFTVLTGVAAPLPLVNIDTDMIIPKQFLKTIKRSGLGTALFHEMRTNDDGSKNEEFVLNKPSYEKAQILVAGDNFGCGSSREHAPWALLDFGIRCVISTSFADIFYNNCFKNGILPIVVSQEDLDKLMDDASRGANATLTVDLEEQEVRGPDGGSIKFDLDPHRKHCLLNGLDDIGQTFEKTQHIDNYEDKLELSHPWH, from the coding sequence ATGGAAAAGTTTACAGTACTGACAGGCGTTGCTGCACCTTTGCCGTTGGTCAACATCGACACCGATATGATCATCCCGAAGCAGTTTTTGAAAACTATTAAGCGTTCGGGCCTTGGCACTGCACTTTTCCATGAGATGCGCACCAACGACGATGGCTCCAAGAACGAAGAGTTCGTGCTGAACAAACCAAGCTATGAGAAAGCTCAGATCCTCGTTGCTGGCGATAACTTCGGCTGCGGCTCTTCCCGTGAGCACGCTCCATGGGCGCTGCTGGACTTCGGTATCCGCTGTGTGATCTCCACCAGCTTTGCAGACATCTTCTACAACAACTGCTTCAAGAACGGCATTCTGCCAATCGTTGTAAGCCAGGAAGATCTCGACAAGCTGATGGACGATGCCTCCCGCGGTGCAAACGCGACACTGACTGTTGATCTGGAAGAGCAAGAAGTTCGCGGTCCGGACGGTGGTTCGATCAAGTTCGATCTGGATCCGCACCGCAAGCACTGTCTGCTGAACGGCCTTGATGACATTGGCCAGACCTTCGAGAAGACCCAGCACATCGACAACTACGAAGACAAGCTGGAACTGAGCCATCCTTGGCACTGA
- the argC gene encoding N-acetyl-gamma-glutamyl-phosphate reductase, whose amino-acid sequence MSVRVFIDGEAGTTGLQIRERLAGRRDIEILSIAPERRKELDARAELLNSADVAILCLPDAAALQSVSLITNDSTRVIDASSAHRVNPEWAYGFPEMTKDQTEIISKARFVSNPGCYPQGVIATIRPLLEARLIPSTHAFTVNAVSGYTGGGRQMIEKYEGNDKASSYWPYGLQFGHKHLPEMQFYADLAHAPLFQPAVGNYAQGMMTFVPLQLGQLRNAPTGKDLHEALADHFSSVAGDVEVAPLESVNAIEDLSPEMFNGTNKMQLHVFANDDRHQALLVAIYDNLGKGASGAAVQNLNIMMGLNESIDLAVA is encoded by the coding sequence ATGTCGGTGCGCGTGTTCATTGATGGAGAAGCCGGAACGACGGGTCTGCAGATCCGCGAGCGTTTGGCTGGGCGCCGTGACATTGAAATCCTAAGCATCGCTCCAGAGCGCCGCAAGGAACTGGACGCGCGTGCGGAGCTTTTGAATTCTGCTGATGTTGCAATTCTGTGCCTGCCTGATGCAGCTGCACTGCAGAGCGTCTCGCTCATTACCAACGACAGCACCCGTGTGATTGATGCGTCTTCCGCGCATCGTGTTAATCCAGAGTGGGCCTATGGCTTCCCTGAGATGACAAAGGACCAGACTGAGATCATCTCCAAGGCGCGCTTTGTATCAAACCCGGGTTGTTACCCGCAGGGTGTGATCGCAACTATTCGTCCGTTGCTTGAAGCTCGCCTTATTCCGTCCACCCATGCGTTCACTGTGAATGCAGTTTCCGGGTATACCGGTGGCGGTCGTCAGATGATCGAAAAGTACGAAGGCAACGATAAGGCATCCTCTTACTGGCCATATGGCTTGCAGTTCGGCCATAAGCACCTGCCGGAGATGCAGTTCTATGCGGACCTTGCTCATGCACCTTTGTTCCAGCCTGCAGTTGGCAACTACGCACAGGGCATGATGACATTTGTGCCGTTGCAGCTTGGACAGCTTCGCAACGCTCCAACTGGCAAAGACCTGCACGAAGCGCTTGCAGATCACTTCTCCAGCGTTGCTGGTGATGTGGAAGTGGCTCCGCTTGAGAGCGTGAATGCGATCGAAGACCTGAGTCCAGAGATGTTCAACGGCACCAACAAGATGCAGTTGCACGTGTTTGCCAACGATGATCGTCATCAGGCTCTGTTGGTTGCTATCTACGACAACCTTGGTAAGGGCGCTTCAGGGGCAGCTGTCCAAAACCTGAATATTATGATGGGCCTGAACGAGAGCATCGACCTCGCTGTTGCCTAA